In Ktedonobacteraceae bacterium, one genomic interval encodes:
- the nusB gene encoding transcription antitermination factor NusB — MPIGIRRQARMIALQTLYEYDTAQHAPDEVLQRHAEERHLQPKVVEYASELIIGVCDHLAEIDAHIQSAAREWPLQQMARIDKNILRLAIYEILFNNTVPAKAAINEAVELAKIFGSNTSSRFINGVLGTIFNRAQQQPTPIAESEVK; from the coding sequence ATGCCAATAGGGATACGCAGACAAGCACGTATGATCGCACTGCAAACGCTCTACGAATATGACACGGCTCAACATGCGCCTGATGAGGTCCTGCAGCGGCATGCCGAGGAGCGTCATCTGCAACCAAAAGTGGTTGAATACGCGAGCGAATTGATCATAGGTGTGTGCGATCATCTTGCTGAGATCGATGCGCATATACAAAGTGCGGCGCGCGAATGGCCATTACAGCAGATGGCCCGAATTGATAAAAATATTCTCAGACTTGCAATCTACGAAATTCTGTTTAATAATACGGTACCAGCAAAGGCTGCTATTAACGAAGCGGTGGAGTTGGCCAAGATCTTTGGCAGCAATACTTCGAGCCGCTTTATTAATGGCGTCCTCGGTACAATATTTAATAGGGCACAACAGCAGCCCACCCCAATTGCTGAAAGTGAGGTGAAATAG
- the acpP gene encoding acyl carrier protein: MATVSERLKKIIVDQLGVDESEVVPSASFVEDLNADSLDLVELIMSLEEEFKLQISDEDAEKITTVQEAEDYIEEHLR, from the coding sequence GTGGCTACAGTTTCAGAACGGTTGAAGAAGATTATTGTTGACCAGCTCGGCGTAGATGAGAGCGAGGTCGTTCCAAGCGCATCTTTCGTCGAGGATCTGAATGCCGATTCTCTTGACCTGGTTGAGTTAATTATGTCCCTAGAAGAGGAATTCAAACTTCAGATTTCCGATGAGGACGCCGAGAAGATCACGACGGTGCAAGAGGCCGAAGATTATATCGAAGAACATTTGCGATAA
- a CDS encoding sigma-70 family RNA polymerase sigma factor codes for METIPAAQAVETLIQEYGKLVFHTIYGLTGDWEESEDLTQDTFHQALKSIDAARAKSGDEFHAKAWLLRIALNTVRMQRRRRAIFRFIPFSLVQREEQKEKGYESDTDVLNERAAPLQPAGYGAVEGVDLETFVAERDAVQRTMAHLTENLRLCLLLSVVARLSTPEIAEMLHLEESAVRQRLARARKQFQHFYALESDEEIVDDAKAARNADAAQKHPDRQQKHLERVESHSAMDISQPSPLWRNHAERLYRDPAVTPLW; via the coding sequence GTGGAAACAATACCTGCTGCTCAAGCAGTAGAAACGCTTATTCAAGAATACGGCAAGCTGGTCTTCCATACCATTTATGGCTTGACAGGCGACTGGGAGGAAAGCGAAGACCTGACTCAGGATACGTTCCACCAGGCCTTGAAGTCGATTGACGCGGCTCGTGCCAAAAGCGGTGATGAGTTTCACGCCAAGGCCTGGCTGTTACGCATTGCCTTAAATACTGTCCGTATGCAAAGGCGGCGGCGAGCCATTTTCCGCTTCATTCCTTTCTCGCTGGTGCAGAGGGAAGAGCAGAAAGAAAAAGGGTATGAATCAGATACGGATGTGCTGAATGAGCGCGCGGCACCACTACAACCGGCCGGCTACGGCGCAGTTGAGGGGGTTGACCTCGAAACGTTCGTGGCAGAGCGGGATGCCGTTCAAAGAACGATGGCGCATCTCACAGAGAATTTACGTCTCTGTCTCTTGCTCTCGGTGGTCGCTCGTCTCTCAACGCCAGAGATAGCTGAAATGCTGCATCTTGAGGAGTCAGCGGTGCGCCAGCGCCTGGCACGAGCGCGCAAGCAGTTCCAGCACTTTTACGCGCTTGAGAGCGATGAAGAAATCGTTGACGACGCAAAAGCCGCCCGCAATGCGGATGCGGCACAAAAGCATCCAGACAGGCAACAAAAACATCTGGAGCGGGTTGAGAGCCACTCAGCAATGGATATTTCTCAGCCCTCGCCGCTGTGGAGGAACCATGCAGAACGACTCTATCGAGACCCTGCTGTTACGCCACTATGGTAG
- the tatC gene encoding twin-arginine translocase subunit TatC, translating to MATRNIDQRDPDEIVDDLDLEDDDDDDDDEEEDEGGATMTLIEHLEELRWRIFKSAIAIVVFGIVAFIFRDPIEKFLTYPLPKTADALGTGKIVVTGVGEGFTVYLKISFAVGLLLALPIVLYQIWAFISPGLLAKEKKNAVPFIVIGIVLFVMGVALGYIVLRFPVEWLINFASDSFTPLITADSYFTFVTYFMLAFGIVFEIPLVLTFMAQLGLITAKTLTKRRAMAYVIMWVAATFLTPGADPYSPVILGVAMTFLFELTVIFIRIFNRQESEAVA from the coding sequence ATGGCAACCAGAAACATAGATCAGCGCGATCCAGACGAAATCGTCGACGACCTCGATTTAGAGGACGACGACGATGACGATGATGACGAGGAGGAGGACGAAGGCGGAGCTACTATGACCCTGATAGAGCACCTGGAGGAGCTCCGCTGGCGCATCTTCAAATCAGCAATTGCCATCGTAGTCTTTGGGATCGTTGCCTTCATCTTCCGTGACCCAATTGAGAAGTTTCTTACTTATCCCTTGCCCAAGACAGCCGATGCGTTGGGTACCGGTAAGATTGTCGTTACAGGAGTAGGCGAGGGCTTTACTGTCTATCTCAAGATCTCATTTGCTGTAGGCCTTCTGCTTGCGTTGCCTATCGTCCTTTATCAGATATGGGCATTCATATCACCAGGGCTTCTAGCAAAAGAGAAGAAAAATGCGGTGCCGTTTATCGTCATCGGCATTGTTCTCTTCGTTATGGGCGTTGCGCTCGGTTACATTGTACTGCGTTTCCCGGTGGAATGGCTGATCAATTTTGCCTCGGACAGCTTTACGCCGCTTATAACAGCCGATTCCTACTTTACCTTTGTAACATACTTCATGCTGGCCTTCGGTATCGTTTTTGAGATTCCGTTAGTGCTAACGTTCATGGCCCAACTCGGGCTGATTACGGCAAAGACACTCACGAAGCGGCGAGCGATGGCCTATGTAATCATGTGGGTTGCGGCGACGTTCTTAACGCCCGGAGCCGACCCATACAGTCCGGTGATTCTGGGAGTGGCGATGACGTTCCTCTTTGAGTTGACGGTCATTTTCATCCGCATATTCAACCGCCAGGAGTCAGAGGCTGTCGCATAA
- a CDS encoding MFS transporter, whose protein sequence is MHLFVEYARQFARFSRNARLYLISNALSGVTAGILLVLYNLYLASLGYGADFIGTVLFVGTVGAGLAIFPAGIIIDRFSGKAILIWSSALIGLAGAGQILFRQPLPLLASAFVAGIGLAFILVINAPFLTLNSTPDERPQLFSMNIAISLITLVLGEILGGILPIWLRGIPWLMAPLPSSASGLLASQPYPRSYQIALLFAGIIAAPSFIPLFLMSSTKPRQDQEGRDDHERDQSALYRSSWRSMAASIASFKAWFLAIRRAQWKKVLASPFFVLLLVQIFIGLGAGLFIPYFNLFFVKHLGASSALFGFIDAGANTITALLTLAAPWLALHIGKVNTMVWTRLISIPLMITIGLTGLLPLAAALYLFRQGAMDMSNGILQVFSMEAVSEQKRGLANSGYQAAFQGAEAITTPIGGLMIVHLGYSSVFLLAPIFYLPAIGILWGKFGRGRGRRDDDKTAPRAINTTPNSSKVFPTASGVNSANQANPPN, encoded by the coding sequence ATGCATTTATTCGTTGAGTATGCACGGCAGTTTGCTCGTTTTTCGCGCAATGCTCGCCTGTACCTCATCAGTAATGCGCTGAGTGGCGTCACTGCCGGCATCCTGCTGGTTCTCTATAACTTATACCTCGCGTCTTTAGGCTACGGTGCCGATTTTATCGGTACCGTTCTTTTCGTGGGAACGGTAGGAGCAGGACTGGCAATCTTCCCGGCAGGTATCATCATCGACCGTTTCAGTGGCAAGGCGATCCTGATCTGGTCGAGCGCGTTGATTGGCCTGGCAGGGGCAGGACAGATCCTTTTTCGTCAACCCTTACCGCTGCTGGCCAGCGCTTTTGTCGCCGGTATCGGCCTCGCCTTTATTCTTGTGATAAATGCCCCTTTCTTGACGCTCAATAGCACGCCGGATGAGCGTCCCCAGCTCTTCAGCATGAATATTGCTATCAGCCTGATTACCTTAGTGCTTGGCGAAATCCTGGGCGGCATCCTACCTATCTGGTTGCGTGGGATACCCTGGTTGATGGCGCCTCTACCATCCTCTGCCTCGGGGCTGCTCGCAAGCCAACCCTATCCGCGCTCCTATCAAATAGCCCTTCTGTTTGCCGGCATCATAGCGGCGCCGAGCTTCATCCCTCTATTTCTTATGAGCAGTACGAAGCCACGCCAGGATCAAGAGGGTAGGGACGACCACGAGCGCGATCAATCGGCTCTCTACCGGTCGTCCTGGCGCTCAATGGCAGCTTCTATCGCATCATTCAAGGCCTGGTTCCTGGCGATCAGGCGAGCGCAATGGAAAAAAGTGTTAGCAAGTCCTTTTTTTGTGCTCCTTCTGGTGCAGATATTTATCGGGTTAGGGGCAGGATTATTTATTCCGTACTTCAATCTTTTCTTCGTGAAACACCTTGGAGCCTCTTCTGCACTCTTCGGATTTATCGATGCTGGCGCAAACACCATTACCGCGCTGCTCACACTAGCTGCTCCCTGGCTGGCTTTACATATCGGCAAGGTCAACACCATGGTCTGGACAAGGTTAATAAGCATTCCCTTGATGATCACGATTGGCCTGACCGGACTCTTGCCATTGGCTGCCGCGCTCTACCTTTTCCGGCAAGGAGCAATGGATATGTCGAACGGTATTCTACAGGTCTTCTCAATGGAAGCCGTCTCAGAGCAAAAACGAGGTCTGGCCAATAGCGGGTATCAGGCCGCGTTTCAAGGAGCCGAGGCCATTACAACGCCCATTGGGGGGCTGATGATCGTGCATCTGGGCTATTCATCAGTCTTTCTGCTGGCTCCCATATTTTACCTGCCTGCCATTGGAATTTTATGGGGGAAATTTGGGCGGGGAAGAGGGCGACGTGATGACGATAAGACCGCGCCAAGAGCAATAAATACAACCCCAAACAGCAGCAAGGTTTTTCCCACTGCCAGCGGTGTGAACTCCGCGAACCAGGCCAATCCACCGAATTGA
- a CDS encoding sialidase family protein, whose translation MPISHSHRPMRAALSVTVALLLALVTASLAFASVGAKGTLLRLSKDPFTNQTSQHKTQVEPDTFTFGSTIVSAFQSGRFFDGGSSDIGWATSTDNGATWKNGFLPGTTPYSTPPGPYARVSDPSVAYDAKHNVWIISFLGLSGAEQPPVDVDVSRSTDGGLTWSNPVPVDNSGAFFDKNWSVCDNTSTSKFYGNCYTEFDNVNNNDQELMSTSTNGGSTWGAAKSPANNPFGLGGQPLVQPNGTVIVPFEDLNGTISAFTSTNGGSSWTAAVTVATLDTFTEQAPIRTSPLPSAEIDGSGTVYVAWQDCRFENGCSANDIVYSTSSDGTHWSAVQRVPADPVGSNVDHFIPGIAVDKSTSGSNAHIAVTYYYFTNASCTSNCQLDVGYISSTNGGASWSASKQLAGPMMLTWLANTNQGRMVGDYISTSIASNGNAYPVFAVAKKNKGTKFNEAMYTVKGGLPVTGGTIVSTAPVVYTGTARPITHPTAN comes from the coding sequence ATGCCTATCTCTCACTCTCACCGGCCAATGCGCGCTGCTCTAAGCGTGACTGTTGCCCTGCTGCTGGCACTCGTAACGGCCTCATTAGCATTTGCCTCTGTGGGGGCGAAAGGTACCTTGCTCAGGCTGAGCAAAGACCCTTTCACCAATCAGACGAGCCAGCACAAAACGCAAGTAGAGCCAGACACCTTTACCTTTGGTTCTACCATCGTCTCCGCATTCCAGTCTGGGCGATTCTTTGATGGTGGCAGTTCGGACATCGGTTGGGCTACCTCGACCGATAATGGCGCAACCTGGAAGAATGGCTTCTTGCCGGGTACTACGCCCTACTCTACTCCTCCAGGACCATATGCGCGTGTCAGCGATCCATCCGTTGCTTACGATGCAAAGCATAATGTCTGGATCATTTCTTTCCTGGGGCTTTCAGGGGCCGAACAACCACCGGTGGATGTGGATGTCAGCCGCTCAACCGATGGAGGGCTAACCTGGAGCAACCCGGTTCCGGTCGATAATTCAGGGGCGTTCTTTGATAAAAACTGGAGCGTCTGCGACAACACATCAACCAGCAAGTTCTACGGAAACTGCTACACCGAATTTGACAACGTCAATAACAATGACCAGGAGCTGATGAGTACCTCCACGAATGGCGGAAGCACATGGGGAGCTGCCAAATCTCCGGCCAACAATCCCTTTGGCCTGGGAGGACAACCATTAGTGCAGCCCAACGGTACGGTAATCGTGCCTTTTGAGGATCTCAATGGCACCATCTCCGCTTTCACCTCGACGAATGGCGGCTCCAGCTGGACGGCTGCTGTCACCGTGGCAACTTTGGATACCTTCACTGAGCAGGCGCCTATTCGCACCAGTCCCCTCCCTTCAGCTGAGATCGATGGCTCCGGTACCGTCTACGTTGCCTGGCAGGACTGCCGCTTCGAGAACGGCTGCAGCGCCAACGATATCGTCTATAGCACCTCCTCCGATGGCACCCATTGGTCAGCGGTACAACGTGTCCCTGCCGACCCCGTGGGCAGTAACGTCGATCACTTCATTCCCGGTATTGCTGTAGACAAGTCGACGTCGGGCAGCAATGCACATATTGCAGTGACGTACTACTACTTCACGAATGCCAGCTGCACCAGTAACTGCCAGTTGGATGTTGGCTACATTTCTTCGACCAATGGTGGGGCTTCCTGGTCCGCAAGCAAACAACTTGCAGGCCCAATGATGCTCACGTGGTTGGCTAACACCAACCAGGGCCGTATGGTAGGTGACTACATTTCGACCTCCATCGCCTCCAATGGCAACGCTTATCCCGTGTTCGCCGTGGCTAAGAAGAACAAGGGCACTAAGTTCAATGAGGCCATGTATACCGTCAAAGGTGGATTACCTGTAACGGGTGGCACAATTGTCTCGACCGCCCCGGTCGTATACACGGGAACCGCCCGGCCCATCACTCATCCTACGGCGAATTAA
- a CDS encoding sialidase family protein has translation MKKIARLLCGPVFIGLLMLVAFSASANAQSTISQGKQLLPKSPLSTGVLVAQGIHNGTIHLNGHAPAPGISPDLKCKPAPCALKDKQVSQGSQPNNETPIVANPKNSKQLLTGANDYNCPNTQGFYSSSTAGKKWSLFCMQNLTGQFGEGDPGVGYDLNGNSYITGIDSPNGSTGEIIFQKSSNNGQTWSAPAIAVNPLMSGGLTDKDWLQIDTNPSSPHANALYISVTQFNSSDTADQISVSHSTDGGATWKTVAVDTVQNLPKLDQFSDLAVGKDGTVYVTWMRCLTSGPAGDCGGTKVNLMFSKSTDGGNTWSNPVTIASVQLVPDSCGCAYYGNVPNTDERVNNPAVVDVDNSSGSNSGHLYAAFYNYTGTQMQVEVSTSSNGGSSWGSPVRVTTAANDEFFPWLSVSPTGVVGVTWLDRRNDPNNVNYEEFGVLSTNGSTFGTNFQLASKPSNPFNDGFGGSFIGDYTGNYWDGKTLYAVWTDTRNGIDQEFIGGIRNNA, from the coding sequence ATGAAAAAGATTGCACGTCTGCTGTGCGGCCCTGTATTTATTGGGCTGCTCATGCTGGTAGCTTTCTCTGCTTCGGCCAATGCACAAAGCACTATCAGCCAGGGTAAGCAGCTGTTACCAAAGAGTCCACTCTCAACAGGCGTACTCGTAGCACAAGGCATCCATAACGGCACCATCCACTTAAATGGTCATGCCCCTGCTCCCGGTATCTCCCCTGATCTGAAGTGTAAACCCGCTCCTTGTGCCTTGAAGGATAAGCAGGTCTCACAAGGGTCACAACCCAACAATGAAACCCCTATTGTGGCCAACCCTAAAAACAGTAAGCAACTCTTAACGGGTGCTAATGACTACAATTGCCCCAATACACAGGGGTTTTATAGCTCCAGTACCGCGGGCAAGAAGTGGAGCCTCTTCTGCATGCAGAATCTTACGGGGCAATTTGGTGAGGGTGATCCTGGAGTCGGCTACGATCTGAACGGCAACTCCTACATCACCGGCATTGATAGTCCCAACGGATCCACCGGTGAGATCATCTTTCAGAAGTCCAGCAATAACGGCCAGACCTGGAGTGCCCCGGCCATTGCTGTGAATCCCCTCATGTCTGGTGGCCTCACCGATAAGGACTGGCTGCAAATTGATACCAATCCCAGTAGTCCGCATGCCAATGCCCTCTACATCTCAGTCACCCAATTCAATTCAAGCGATACCGCTGACCAGATCTCCGTCTCGCATTCGACCGATGGTGGCGCTACCTGGAAAACGGTGGCGGTCGATACGGTTCAGAACCTGCCCAAACTTGACCAGTTTAGCGACCTGGCCGTTGGCAAAGACGGTACAGTCTATGTCACCTGGATGCGCTGCTTGACGAGTGGCCCGGCAGGCGACTGTGGTGGCACCAAGGTGAACCTGATGTTCTCCAAGTCTACCGATGGCGGCAATACCTGGAGCAATCCGGTGACCATTGCTTCGGTCCAATTGGTGCCCGATAGCTGCGGTTGCGCCTACTATGGCAATGTTCCCAATACCGACGAGCGCGTGAACAACCCTGCTGTCGTTGATGTTGACAACAGCAGCGGATCCAACAGCGGCCATCTCTACGCCGCTTTCTATAATTATACTGGAACCCAGATGCAGGTGGAGGTCTCCACCTCCTCCAATGGTGGCTCCTCCTGGGGCAGTCCAGTACGTGTAACCACCGCCGCCAACGACGAATTCTTCCCCTGGTTGAGCGTCAGCCCCACTGGAGTCGTAGGTGTCACCTGGTTGGATCGTCGCAATGACCCCAACAATGTCAACTATGAAGAGTTTGGCGTTCTTTCCACGAACGGTTCGACCTTTGGCACAAACTTCCAACTGGCCTCCAAGCCCTCGAATCCGTTCAACGATGGTTTCGGCGGTTCATTCATCGGAGACTATACAGGCAACTACTGGGATGGCAAGACCCTTTATGCTGTCTGGACCGATACCCGTAACGGCATTGACCAGGAGTTCATCGGCGGCATTCGAAATAATGCGTAG